A DNA window from Acidimicrobiales bacterium contains the following coding sequences:
- a CDS encoding sensor domain-containing protein: MIRELLRPWRERQTWWDLVHLVLDGFVGLATFPVVLSGLVVSGAFLLIPFLWPAAAISLWCLFLCGRIIGHVERSRFAALLGVNLADPVPPLPSANPWRRFVARFKVAARWRELAYGLLILPLGLVTMLVALAVWCVSAAMILLPLYVRGLPGDSAKFGLFTVGWEPQPALWFVTLVGVAAFVLVAPWVTIGLARFDGWVGRRLLGPPGGDEMRQRVTQLESSRSAAVDSAEAERRRIERDLHDGAQQRLVSLAMGLGAARERLESDPERGRELVAEAHEEAKAALKDLRDLVRGIHPVILEDRGLDPALSAVVARSPVPVSLNVEIEERPPAAVESTAYFVVSEALTNVARHAQAHAAQVNIVRAGDRLVIEVRDDGLGGADASNGTGLTGLRNRIAGHGGSMHVVSPLGGPTTLLVEIPCRS; the protein is encoded by the coding sequence GTGATCCGAGAGCTGCTGCGACCGTGGCGTGAGCGCCAGACCTGGTGGGACCTCGTCCACCTGGTCCTCGACGGGTTCGTGGGCCTGGCCACCTTCCCCGTCGTGCTCAGCGGCCTGGTCGTCAGCGGCGCCTTCCTGCTCATCCCCTTCCTGTGGCCGGCGGCGGCCATCAGCCTGTGGTGCCTGTTCCTCTGCGGACGCATCATCGGGCACGTCGAACGGTCCCGCTTCGCCGCGCTGCTCGGCGTCAACCTGGCCGACCCGGTGCCGCCACTGCCCAGCGCCAACCCATGGCGCCGCTTCGTGGCGCGCTTCAAGGTCGCCGCCCGCTGGCGGGAGCTGGCCTACGGTCTGCTCATCCTCCCGCTCGGCCTGGTCACGATGCTGGTGGCGCTGGCCGTGTGGTGCGTGTCGGCGGCGATGATCCTGCTGCCGCTCTACGTGCGCGGCCTGCCCGGCGACTCCGCCAAGTTCGGCCTGTTCACCGTCGGTTGGGAGCCCCAGCCGGCGCTGTGGTTCGTGACCCTCGTCGGCGTGGCCGCCTTCGTGCTGGTGGCACCGTGGGTCACCATCGGCCTCGCCCGGTTCGACGGCTGGGTCGGCCGGCGGCTGCTGGGCCCGCCGGGGGGCGACGAGATGCGGCAGCGCGTCACCCAGCTGGAGTCCAGCCGCTCGGCGGCGGTCGACAGCGCAGAGGCCGAGCGCCGGCGCATCGAGCGCGACCTCCACGACGGTGCCCAGCAGCGGCTCGTCTCGCTGGCCATGGGGCTCGGCGCCGCCCGGGAGCGGTTGGAGAGCGACCCCGAGCGGGGCCGCGAGCTGGTCGCCGAAGCGCACGAGGAGGCCAAGGCGGCGTTGAAGGACCTGCGCGACCTGGTGCGCGGCATCCACCCGGTGATCCTCGAGGACCGCGGGCTCGACCCGGCGCTGTCCGCCGTCGTCGCCCGCTCCCCCGTCCCCGTGAGCCTGAACGTCGAGATCGAGGAGCGACCACCCGCGGCCGTGGAGAGCACCGCCTACTTCGTGGTGTCGGAGGCGCTCACCAACGTCGCCCGGCACGCCCAGGCCCACGCCGCCCAGGTCAACATCGTCCGGGCCGGCGACCGGCTGGTGATCGAGGTGCGCGACGACGGCCTCGGTGGCGCCGACGCCTCGAACGGCACGGGGCTCACCGGCCTGCGCAACCGGATCGCCGGCCACGGCGGCAGCATGCACGTCGTGAGCCCCCTCGGCGGCCCGACCACACTCCTGGTGGAGATCCCGTGCCGATCGTGA